The following DNA comes from Triticum aestivum cultivar Chinese Spring chromosome 3D, IWGSC CS RefSeq v2.1, whole genome shotgun sequence.
cgtcaagctagttttcatcacgttcatatgattcgcgttcggtactttgataatttgatatgtggatggaccggtgcttgggtgatgcccttagttggacaagcatcccacttatgattaacccctattgcaagcatccgcaactacaaaagaagtattaaggtaaacctaaccatagcatgaaacatgtggatccaaatcagccccttacgaagcaacgcataaactagggtttaagtttctgtcactctagcaacccatcatctacttattacttcccaatgccttcctctaggcccaaacaatggtgaagtgtcatgtagtcgacgttcacataacaccactagaggatagacaacatacatctcatcaaaatatcgaacgaataccaaattcacatgactactaatagcaagacttctcccatgtcctcgggaacaaacgtaactactcacaaagcatattcatgttcataattagaggagtattaatatgcataaaggatctgaacatatgatgttccaccaaataaaccaactggcatcaactacaaggagtaatcaacactactagcaacctacaggtaccaatcccagacttggagacaagaattggatacaagagatgaactagggtttgagaggagatggtgctggtgaagatgttgatggagattgccctctctcgatgagaggagcgttggtggtgacgatggcgatgatttccccctcccggagggaagtgtccccggcagaacagctctgccggagccctagattggttccgccaaggttccgcctcgtggcggcggagtctcgtcccgaaagcttgcttatgatttttcttcggacgaaagacttcatatagcagaagatgggcaccggagggccacagggggcccacgaggcagggggcgcgcccccaccctcgtggataggtggaggcccccctgacgtatttcttccgctcagtattttttattatttccaaaaataactttcgtggagtttcaggacttttggagttgtgcagaataggtctctaatatttgctccttttccagcccagaattccagctgccggcattctccctccttatgtaaaccttgtaaaataagagagaatagacataagtattgtgacataatgtgtaataacaacccataatgcaataaatatcgatataaaagcatgatgcaaaatggacgtatcaacgttccgtcttccagatgtcgtcgatgcataCCACAATCTGCATCTACTCCTGGCCTACCTCTTAAACTATTTTTATACTACCAAAAACCAAGTGAAACGATTACTAGTAATTTTTTTATAATCAGTTTATCCTATCCAACAAACTAGTTCATAATTCCTAGCCCAAATACGTTGCCATGTACATGTAAATATCTCCACACTTCTCCTCCTTTTACAAACAACTAACCAAACATGATTTTATACCAACACTGTTTAAAGTTTTTTAAGTACAAAAACAATCTTTGTAAGCGCATTCCTAATTGAATTATTAGCAACACTAATTTTGTAGAAAATCTTCTTCAAACAAATTTTGGTAAAACTGATTATCTAGCTATGTGTAATAATCCATCTACATGTCAGAGATTAAAGAGAAGGAAATCAAAGTAAGATGCTTAGGCCTAATTCTTTAGAAGGCTTCTAAAATAAGCTACCCTCCTCGAATACGAGGGGCGACTTCTAAAATAAGCTGGGGAGGAAACTGCTTGTGTCATAAGCCACAAAAATAGATATGAGCCTTTATTTCATTTGTGAATTGACTCTTGAGAGCAAACGAGATCAACAGATTTTGATTGGCCATCAAAAGTTACAAGGAGGTCCAATTCTGGTGTGGCCCGGCCAAATTTAGGTTAGAAGCAACAAACCTAGAAACCTACGCTATCGTTTCTAATGGTCATTGTTGGTTTTTCTCTGTTTGACGCGGGGGTAAAACCTCGGTTTTTTCTATGTTCGTTCATGGTGCGGTTCGTGGTGCGGGGTGAGTGTGACGGACAAAGCCAGAGCGGAGCGGAAAAAACTAAGTTCTTTTCCAGTAGGTGAGATGATCTGAGATTTTTTATTAACTAAGTCTCCCCTTTTTATGTAGAATAAACTAGGCCTTTATTTCATTCTTTGATTGGCGCTCGGGGCGCTCGGGAGTAACTGGAATCAGCATATTCTTTTTTTGGTGAATACGCATGGATGGGGGATACAGGGTGCAGCTCTAGGTGGCGGCGTGCGCGCTACGGCGTCCCCTAGGGTGCTAGAAGAGCATAAATGACGGTGCTCAGCCTCACAACACACGTTCTCAGGTTACAGGAATAAGAGGTCCAAGCCTTTTTGCCCCTGCACGAGCCCACAAACGAGCCTCATCTTTGATTGTGCAGGCAAGATCATTGTTCGGTGGTTGGGTATTGTCGAAGACGGCAGCGTTGCGATGCTTCCAGATGGACCAGAGAGTGAGGGCGATGAAGGAGTTGGTTCCCTTACGAAGGTGTGCCGAAGCGGAGCTGATGATCGTGCACCACCAGGTGAAGAAACCGCTGGTCGGGCTCGGGGTGGGTATTGGTAGGCGGCACCAATAGAGGATCTCGTGCCAAGTTATCCTGGAGAAGACGCACTGTGCGAGTATGTGGTCTAGGGTTTCCGGTTCCTGGCAGCAAAGTTTGCAGAGAGAGTCATGCAGTAAGCCATGGCGCGCTCGGCGCTCGGCAGTCCAACATCGGTCCATGGATGCAAGCCAGAGGAAGAATTTGGCTTCGGTCAGTGCCCACGATCGCCAGATAAAGCACCAGTGAGGGGCGGTGGTCGATCCGCGGAACAGGGCCTGATAAGCGGAGCTCGCCTAGTACCTCCCATTCTTGGTCCACTTCCAAGTGATTCGGTCCGGTTCGGCGGAAAGCTGGGTCCGCTGGATAATCAACATATTCTGATTGGCCATCATAAGTTAGAAGGAGGTCCAGTTCTGGTGTGATCCAGTCAAATCCAGGTTAGAAGCGATGAAACTAGAAACTTCAGTTGTTTTTCCGTGGTCATgctggtttttttttaaaaaaaactaacTTTATTCAATCGAAATAACTGATACATCGTTTAAGAGGAAGGGTACAAATTTCATTCAATGGCTTCTCACACCAATCAACGGTATCAGAAAATCTAGCCAACCTAGCAAGTTGATGTGGGGTGGAACCTCTGTTTTTCTTTCTCTGTTCGTTCGTGGTTCGGGCCTTCGGGGTGGGTGCGACGGGCAAAGCCTGAGCTCAACGGGAAAAACTAAGTTCTTTTCAAGTAGGTGAGATGATTATCTGTGATTTTCTATTAACTAAGTTTCCCTATTTTAAGTAGATGTGATTGCAACTTATGATACTCATTATCCAAACAACCACTTGGAGGGTCACGCCACGCTGGCCCTGGCCCTAGCCGTAACTTGTAGCTGTATCAACTTTTAAGCCTCGTAGCTCTCCCACACAAGAGAGCATTGGAAGGCATGGGCAGCTCGTCTCTGGGATCAGGGACTCCGGAGTCGCCTTGGCTGACTCGCAGGTACAGCTCTTGGCCTAGGTACCTCTTCTCCACATCTTGAGACCTCAGGTTCCACATGCCCTCGTTATCCAAATACACCAGCACAGCGGTCCATGACGTGGGATACACCTGCACGGTAGACCGGTACATGGCGTCAACCAGATTGTACGTCGACCTTGCGTCCGGGCTCCATTTGCCCCACGCCATCCTGTCAAATTCACAGCCACATCAATTTGTTTATGAGTAGCACAAAAGTAAAGATCAAACTCACACGGCGCAACCACTAATTCCAGATTGAATAATTTACCCGACAACGAAGAAGCTGTGGCCGTCGAGGTGCCAGGTCTGCATGGACGGCAGCCTGTTCTCGAACACGATCTGGACGTAGTCCCGGTAGGAGGCGTCGATGACCGTGGTGCCGATGAACGGGTTCCTCCTCTCCGGCCTGCCGGAGACGACCTTGAAGACCCCGGCGATCCTGAAGTAGTCGGCCAGCTTCAGTGGCGTGCCCGCGTTGGCGAAGGCCACGCCGTTCACCGTGCACCTCCGCCGGCCGCCGATGTCGGACTCGTCGTTCTGGAGGAGCAGGGTGCGGGTGACGTTGATATCCCCGTAGTGAAAGGAGCCCTGCGGGTTgggccgcgccgcgccggacgtcaAGTTCATCCTGAGTGACACATATGCACCCGGCCGTCCGGCAATTTTATTCAATTTCTAACACATTATTCTAGTCCATGGACTTGTTGGCCTGGAACAGATAGATACCTTATGGACATGGCCTGCTCCATGGAACGGTTGTAGTTGGTATGCGAGGACCGGTCGTCCAGCGGGGCGTCGCCGGAAGGCGGCTGCTCGCCGGAGCCGGCGTAGAGGACGGTGGCGACGCCGAAGATCTCCGGGAGGACGAAGAGCGAGCTGACGACCATGTAATACGCCTTGGGCGCCTGGTCGGCCGCCACGAGGACGGAGACGGATTGGCCGGGGTGGACGTCCAGCGACGCGTAGTGCTTCTGCAGTGTGTAGGTGCCCTCCGCCTCCACCAGCAGCAGCTTGTGGCCCTGGAGCCGGAAGTTGAGCGACGTCCTCGTGCCCACGTTCGACACGCGAAGCCGGTACGTGCGCCCTGCCTTGAACGTCACCTCCGCCTCGTAAGGGCCCAAGCCGTTGATCAAGATGCCGTCCGGCGGCGGCAGTCCACGGCTTCTGTCCAGGAGCTCTTTCATCTCCTGCTCCAGCCAAACCACAGGGATTACAATCGAAGCAATTAACTTGGATGGGTAGTACACGTCCTGATCTAACCTTTGCGTCCATGTTGTACCAGTCCCCTATGAGGACGTCGAACTCGCCGTCGGGCTGGGGGAACGGGACGTCGATGACGGGGCGGTTGTTGACGCGGATGGGGCCGTGGCCGCCGGCAGCGGCGTGCAGCCCCAGCGACGGCCGGTAGAAGAAGCTGCCAATCTCGTCCTTGGCCTGGAACACGTAGGTCCAGTTCTCCCCGGGCTGGATCGCGCAGTTCGTGCCCGCCACACCGTCGTTCCACGAGTTTCTCCTCATCTGCAGACCGTTCCTGCACACAATACTCGAGCTGTAGAAGATGATGCATGTCTAGCCAGGAGAACTGCCCAGGCGCACGCACGTGCACGTACCATGTGAGGAGGAAAGGCTCGTCTAGGGTGTTGACGACGTTGACGTGGGCGACGTCGTTGGTGGTGAGGTTGAGCAGCGGCCCGGGGAGCCGGCCGTTGATGGCGATCACCCTCTTGGAGACGCCCAGCGGGGATCGCAGGGAGTAGGACACCTCCCAGTTCAGGAAAACGTGCCGGTCCTCGGCGGCGACGAGGGCCGAGTGCAGGATGCCTGCTAGCACAATGGCGACAAGGCGCCCGCGGTGCATGGCGCTACCACGACAGGGGAGGCGATGATCTAGTTATTTCACACAAGGCAAAGCAGATGTACCTGATTAGTTTGGTGCAAAAATAACCACTCCCGCATGAGGAGTGTATTAGTGTGAGTTACGTGGTTGTTCTGAAACTGGTGGGAGTCTGGCGGCTTGTTGCTGTGGAATAATGCTTGGGCGTGGCACACACGAGATACATGGATGTTTCAGTTTTTCCCTTTGTCGGTCAACTTCTCACAAGGAGATTACGCTAGCTCATAATATGGAAATTCAAAAATGCTACACATACGGGCGACTTTTTATGGGATCAACAGACTGCCCTTCTTCCTCACTAATCCCCTGAGCTTTGCTACATCTATGTAAAATCTGTTGTGAAACTTACGTACGAGCTCACGCGGCTTGATTTAGTTGGAAGAAAATAAGGCCCCTCCCCCTTCCCGAATTTCACATACGCGGGGGAGGGTTGATTTTAGAAAGGAAGGGAACGTAGCTTTACGTAACGTGGTAGGTAGGTGTAGCATTTTTGATAACCCCTCCTCCTTCCCGAATTTCAGAGTGGGCCCCGCTTCATCCTTTTTGAAACGCGGCCCCGCTTCATCCTAATTACTCAATCAAAACAAACCCACCTCAGCACAGCCCGTAAAACTCCTGTAAAAACCGCGTAACTGCAGCATTGCTCATGGAAATTTGCTAAGCAAAATGGCCGCGATTACCGCTCCTTCTGTCGGGGCGACTGGATGGCGATCCCTGACCGGATCCGGGGCGGCGATTCTGATGGATAGGAGGATTGAATCCACAGAGAAGAGAGGGATCTAGAGAGCAGAGGATCACATACCTGTGGGAGAGGACCCCCTTGGTCTTCACGATCGGTCGATCAGGACAGGAGCACGCGATACGCTATGGGCGTGTTTGATTGATTGCACCGATTTTCGATGGTTGCACCGAAAAAATGAGCCAGACTGAGTGAAGACTGGTTGAGACAATACAGGGTACAATACTACATTTGCATATTATTTGGTTACCTGCAGACGTAGGCTATGCATCCTGAAGAAAACAATTTTCACTCAATGTTTGGTAGTTTGGCTCGCATGGTGATTCGGAGTTAACGACTACACTTAAACACGGCCTTGAGCCGCTCCTCGAACTCGCCGCGGTACTTGGCGTCGGTGACCAGCGCGACCAGGCGCACGTCCAGGAGGTTGTCGTGCACGTCGCCGTGCACGACGCACTGCGCGAGCCCCTCCACGACGACGGTCTTGCCCACGTCGGGCTCGCCGATCAGGACGGGGTTGTTCTTGGTGCGCCGCGACAGGATCCACACCACACGCCGGATCTCCTCGTCGTGGCCGATGACCAGGTCCAGCTTGCTCGCCACCTCCACGAGGTTGCGGCCGTGCGTCTTGAGGGCCTGGAAATTGGTGCCCCCCGATGCGGACTCCACGCGACGGTTGTCGCCTCCCCGGAGCTTCGACCTCGGCCTTCACCCGCGCGGCCGAGACGTCGGCTTCCTTGAGTGCGTCGGAGATCTGCGGGTCCTCGGGGAGGCCCATGAGCAGCTGGTCGACGGCAAGGTGCGAGTCACCGCGCGACTTCTGTGCCGACTGCGCATGGCAGACGACCTTGACCAGCGAGGTGGACGTCGGGACGGTGTCGGGCGGCGGGGACTGCAAGGGAAGCCTCTTGAGCGCGGCGGCCGCGGCGTCGTTGCCACCAGACGCGTGGGCGATGGCCTGGCGGAGGATGCCTGACTTGTCCGCCACGAGCGCCGCGGCGTGAGCTGCGCGTGGCCAGCCTCGGACGCCATCTCG
Coding sequences within:
- the LOC123077979 gene encoding monocopper oxidase-like protein SKS1, with the translated sequence MHRGRLVAIVLAGILHSALVAAEDRHVFLNWEVSYSLRSPLGVSKRVIAINGRLPGPLLNLTTNDVAHVNVVNTLDEPFLLTWNGLQMRRNSWNDGVAGTNCAIQPGENWTYVFQAKDEIGSFFYRPSLGLHAAAGGHGPIRVNNRPVIDVPFPQPDGEFDVLIGDWYNMDAKEMKELLDRSRGLPPPDGILINGLGPYEAEVTFKAGRTYRLRVSNVGTRTSLNFRLQGHKLLLVEAEGTYTLQKHYASLDVHPGQSVSVLVAADQAPKAYYMVVSSLFVLPEIFGVATVLYAGSGEQPPSGDAPLDDRSSHTNYNRSMEQAMSIRMNLTSGAARPNPQGSFHYGDINVTRTLLLQNDESDIGGRRRCTVNGVAFANAGTPLKLADYFRIAGVFKVVSGRPERRNPFIGTTVIDASYRDYVQIVFENRLPSMQTWHLDGHSFFVVGMAWGKWSPDARSTYNLVDAMYRSTVQVYPTSWTAVLVYLDNEGMWNLRSQDVEKRYLGQELYLRVSQGDSGVPDPRDELPMPSNALLCGRATRLKS